In Mycolicibacter virginiensis, the DNA window CAGATCGGCGAACGGCGCCGCGGTCTCCTGGGTCCGGACCAGCCCGGATGCGAAGATCCCGTCTACGCCCGTCGAGCCGTACTGGTCGTAGAGCTGCTGACCGACCTGTTCCGCCTGCAGCTGGCCGTTGTAGGCGGCCGGGTAGGGGTCACCGGTCAGGTGTGCCCCGGGCGCGAGGGTCCCGTTGATCAGATTCACGTTGTCCGTCGAGGTGCCGTGCCGGACAAACTCCAGCAGGATGTCCTGGGCCTCACCGGCGGTGAGCTGGACCTCCGCGGCCGATGCGCCGGCTGGCGGCGCGGCCACCGGGGTGACGGTGACCATGCCGCCGCCGGCCAGGACGGCACCGGTGACGATCAAAGAGCGGGCGACAACATGCGGCATGGCAGTCTCCGTTTCTGTCGTTTCAACACTGAGCTGTGATCGGACTCACAGCGCCGGACGCTAGCTGATGCAAACATGAGGAAAGAACCAGTTGTCTCAGTGAACGGGATAATGATTTTGTCCACTGAGCGGGACGACCCCGGCCAAGGTGACCGCGAAACTTCTAGCATCGCCGACATGACGCTTGGGCCATTGGCCGACACAGGCAAAGACGGTCGCCACCTGCTCACCTGTCCGCTCTGCGAAGCCATGTGCGGCTTAGAGATTCACGTCGATGGCGGCCGAGTCTCCCGAATCAGCGGCAATCGCGACGACGTCTGGAGCCGTGGTCACCTCTGCCCGAAAGGCGCCTCACTCGCCGCGGTCCACGAGGACCCCGACCGCGTCCGAGTGCCGATGATCAAGGTGGACGGCGAGTGGCGCCAGGTCAGCTGGGATGCCGCCTTCCGCCGCTGCACCGAACTGCTGCAACCGATCATCGCCGAATACGGCATCGCGGCCGTGAGCTCCTACATCGGCAATCCGACAGCGCACACGTTCTCCCTGGGCCGCTACATCGGGATGCTGCTGGGCATGTCCGGCATCCCGACCAGCTACTCATCGGGCACGGTGGACCAGTGGCCCAAGAACCTGACCTCGCACCTGATGTACGGGGGCTGGTGGGCCATTCCGGTACCCGACATCGCCCACACCGACCTGCTGGTGATCATGGGCGCTAATCCGGCGGTGTCGCAGGGTTCGCTGCTGGCCGCACCGAACATCAACGCGATCATCGCGGACATCCGCAACCGCGGAACCGTGATCGTCATCGACCCGGTCCGCACCGCCACCGCCGCCAAAGCCGACGAATGGCTGCCGATCACCCCCGGCACCGACGCCGCCCTGCTGCTTGCCGTGATCCACACCCTGTTCGACGAGGATCTGATTCGGCTGGGCGCTGCTGGCGAGTATGTCGACGGCATCGACACCCTGCGGGCGATCACCGCGGACTGGACGCCGCAGCGAGTGGCCCCGGCAACGGGGATCAGTGCCGACCGAATTCGGCAGTTGGCGCGGCAATTAGCCAACACCGATAAGGCGGTGGTGTACGGCCGAATCGGCTTGTGCACCCAGGAATTCGGGAGTCTGGCGAGCTGGCTGGTTGATGTGGTCAACATCCTCACCGGCCATTTCGACCGCCCGGGCGGCGCGATGTTCCCGCGGGCGACGGCGTGGTCGCTGACCACCCAACAACTGCCCGGTTTAGAGGGGGGCCGGCCGGAATTCGGCCGGTGGCGCAGTCGCGTCCGCGGCGCCAAAGAGGTGCTCGGCCAGACCCCGGTGTCGTGCCTGGCCGAGGAGATCACCACCCCGGGTGAAGGACAGGTCAAGGCGCTGATCACGGTCGCGGGCAATCCCGTGTTGTCCAGTCCGGCCGGCCACCAGCTCGATGAGGCGCTGCCGACGCTGGACGCCATGATCGCGGTGGACTGCTGGCTCAACGAGACGACCCGGCACGCCGACGTGTTCCTGCCCGGGCTTTCACCGCTGGAGCAACCGCACCATGACGACCTGTTGCTGCAGTTCGCCATCAGCAGCGTCAGCAACTACTCGCCGGCGGTGTTCTTCCCCGACGACCCCGACCGTCCCGACGAGTGGGAGATCCTGATCCGGCTGACCGGTCTGTGCACCGGGACTCCCGCCGAAGCTGTCGATGTCACCGCGCTCGACGATGGCTTCTTCGACGTCATGTGTTACCTACAGGGCTTGACCGGACCCGAGATTCGCGCGCGCTATGACCACGGCGGACCGGAACGGATCTTGGATCTGACGCTGCGCACCGGGCCGTTCGGCGATCGGTACGGCGAGAACCCGGACGGGCTGACACTCGACATGGTCAAAGCTCACCCGAACGGGATCGACTTCGGCCCGATGGTGCCGCAGGTACCCGACATCCTGAGCACGCCGGAGAAGAAGGTGCGGCTGGCGCCGCAGTATCTGCTCGACGACCTGCCCCGACTGGCTGCGCGGCTGGATCGCCGGGCCGATGAGTTGGTGTTGGTCAGTCGGCGCCACCTGCGCTCCAACAATTCCTGGATGCACAACTTCACGCCGTTGATTAAGGGCAAGGACCGCTGCACCTTGCTGATCCATCCTGACGATGCGGCAGTGCGCAACCTGACGACCGGGGACAGCGCCGTAATCGCTTCGGCGACTGGGCGCGTCGAAGTTCCCGTCGAGGTCACCGACGCGATCAAACCCGGCGTGGTATCGATGCCGCACGGCTGGGGTCATGGCAGGGCCGGCACCCGTCTGACGGTGGCCAACGGCTCGCCGGGCGTGAACAACAACATCCTGGCGCCGCCCACATTCATCGACGAACCGTCGGGCAACGGCGCGGTGAACGGTATCGCGGTGACCGTCGAACCGGCCTGACGGTTACGACTACGACGGCGCCCGAAACGACCTCATCCGCAGCAGGTAGCGCGGCACCCCCGAGATACCGAGACTGCGCGGCCAGTCATCGCTGCGGAAGTAGGCGTCGGTGCCCCCGTCGACGAAGATGACGCTGCCGCAAAGGAAGTCGGCGGCGTCCGAGAGCATGAACAGCATCCAGTCGGCCAACAGTGCGGGATCCCCGTAGCCGCCGACCGGCACCGGGAACGACTGAACGGCCTTGGCCTGCTGCGGTATCGCCAACAACTCGTCGAGCAGTGGAGTCTGAATCGCCCCGGGTGCTAGCACGTTGAGTCGGATACCGGCTGCGGCCCACGCCGGGGTCACCGCGTGCCGGCGTGCCCAGCGGGTCACCGCGATCTTCGATGCACCGTAGGCCATCGACGGCGCCGCCGGACCGAGCAGCTTGACCGTGCGCACCGCCCGCGCCGTCTTACCGGCGAGCAGGGAACGCACGGCTCGACGAGGGACGACGGGGATCGTCGTCGATGAATTACTGCCGATCACAACAACTTTGGCGCGTTCAGCGGCGGCCAGCGCCGGCCGCCACGCCTCGAGTAGGTCCACCACCCCACGGAAGTTCACCTCGAAGATGGTGCGGGCCATGCCTGGTCCCGGCTTCGGGCCCAGCCCTGCCGCCAGAACGGCGCCATCGAGACGGCCCCCACACTGGGCCAGCACCTGCTCAGCGGCGGCGGAGCGTCCGGTCGGGCTCGACAGGTCCGCGATGACGTCGGCGTCGCGCAGGTCGACCCCGATGACGGTGTTGCCGGCCGCCCGCAGCTTGTCCGCAGCCTGCCGGCCCATGCCGGATGCCGAGCCGGTTACCGCGTAAACACCCACGAGACTTCCTCCTCTGGCCGTTGCCCTCCGTCATACAGACATACAGGGCAAGGTAGACATCATGCACGTCGGATTCATCGGACTCGGCAACATGGGCGGCGGCATGGCCGCCAACCTGCTCAAGGCGGGTCACGCCGTCACCGCCTACAACCGGTCACCGGCCAAGGTGGCCGCCCTGGCCCAGCAGGGCGCCACGCCGGCACGCACGGTGGCCGACGCCTGCCGCGGCGACGTGGTGCAGACCATGCTGGCCGACGACGAGGCCGTCGAGAACGTCGCGCTCGGCCCGGACGGGATTGTGGCGTCGTTGCCGCCCGGCGGCACCCACATCTCGTCGAGCACCATCAGCGTGGCGCTGGCCCGTCGGCTCACCGCCGCGCACGCGGAGGCGGGGCAGTCCTATATCGCCGCACCCGTCTTCGGCCGGCCCGACGCCGCCGCTGCGGCAAAGCTTTTCGTAATCGCGGCGGGCGCGCCGGCGGCACTGAACCTGGTGGCGCCGCTTTTCGACGCGGTCGGTCAGCGCACCTTTGTGGTGTCCGAGCAGCCGTACACCGCCAACCTGGTGAAGCTGTCCGGCAATTTTCTGCTCGCTACCGTCATCGAATCGCTCGGTGAGGCCATCGCGCTGGTGGAGAAGGCCGGGGTGGACCCGGCGACCTACGTCGACATCCTCACCTCGACGCTGTTCAACGCTCCGGCGTATGCGACCTACGGCGACCTGATCGCCCGCAAGAGCTTCGAGCCCGCCGGTTTCGCCGCCACCCTCGGGCTCAAGGACGTCCGGTTGGCGTTGCAGGCCGCCGAGGAGCTGACGGTGCCGCTGCCGCTGGGCAGCCTGCTGCGCGACCGCTTTCTGGCCCTGCTGGCCAACGGCGGCGGACAGCTGGACTGGTCGGCGATCACCACGCTGGCCGGGCGCGACGCCGGGCTCTAGCCCTGGACCACTCCGCGCAGCCCGTCGGCCCCGAACGCGGGCTCAAGCATGGACGAGAAGTCCGGGCCGCGGCGCAGCATCTGCCCGCCGTCGACGTTGATGACCTGACCGGTGATGTAGCCGGCCGCGTCACTGAGCAGGAACAGCGCCAGGTTGGCGACGTCCTCGACCTCGCCGGGCCGCGGCAGCGGCGTTGAGACGCGGTAGTCCTCGCTCAATGCGGGCGAGTCCAGGATGGGGGCGACCAGCTCGGTGCGGGTCAGGCCCGGGCGGATGCTGTTGACCCGCACCCAGGAGGCGCCCAGCTCGTCGGCCGCCAGCTGCATCATGTGGTCCAGCGCCGACTTGGTCGGGCCGTAGGCGCCGAACCAGCGGTGGGTGTTGCTGGCCGCGATCGAGGAGATCCCGACGAATGAGCCCCCGCCGCCGCGCACCAGCGCGCGGCCGGCGTGCTTAAGCAGGTACAAGGTGCCGTTGACGTTGAGGTCGACGGTGCGCCGCCACAACTCTGAGTCGATCTGGGTGATCGGTCCGATGGTCAGCGAACCGCCGGCGCAGTGCACCACGCCGTGCAGCCGGCCGTTCTTGGCCACCGCGGCATCGACAGCGGCGATCACGCTGTCCTCGTCGGTGACGTCGGCCGGCTGGTGCCGGACGTTATCGCCGAGCTCGGCAGCCACCTTCGCCAATCGATCGGCATCTCGCCCAACGATCAGGACATCGGCCCCGGCGGCAGCCAGCGCGGCGGCCACGGCCTTGCCGATGCCGCTGCCGCCGCCGGTGACCAGGTAGCTGCGGTCTTCAAAGGAAAGCTGCACACCGACCCCTCACGTCGAAACTGGAACAGGTTCTACCTATGGAACCACGCCTCAGGCGGCCGCCTCGGCCGAACGACGCAAGGCGCCTAAGTCAGGGTTGGTCGCGGCGGGCCACAGCGGTGGGCTTGGCGGTGCGCCAATCCTCGACGTCCGGCGGCAAGCCCAGCGGGGCGCGGTTCTCGTTGTGAGCAGCCCAATGGGCATGACCCAGTTGATGGATGTGGAAGCCGTGCCGCAGCGCCTCGGTGAAGCCCATCGCATCGGCGGCGCCGTTCACCGAATCCTTGATCAGCAGCGCGGCCATGGTGGGCAGCTTCGCGATGCGGCGGGCGAACTCCAGCGTCTTGTCCGCCAGCTCATCGGTCGGGAACACCTTGGAGACCATGCCCAGCCGGTGCGCCTCGTCGGCGTCCAGCGAGTCCCCGGTCAGCAGCAGCTCCTTGGCTTTGCGGGGGCCGAATTCCCAGGGGTGGGCGTAGTACTCCACACCGGGCATGCCCAACCGAACCCCGACGACGTCGGAGAACCGGGCGTTGTCGGCGGCCACGATCAGGTCGCACGCCCAGATCAACATCAGCCCGGCAGAGATGGCGTTGCCCTGCACCTGCGCGATGGTGATCTTGCGCAGGTCGCGCCACCGGCAGGTGTTCTGGAAGAAGAAGTGCCACTCCTGCAGATAGGTCTTCTCCACGACCGGCTCGCGGGTGGCGCCGTGGGACTGGAAGGTCGGGTGCTGTGCCGGTCCGGGGCGCCGCTCGAGCAACGTGGCTTCGGAGCCCAGGTCGTGGCCGGCAGAGAAGTTCTTGCCCCGCGCGGCCAGGATCACCACCCGCACGGTGTCATCGGCCTCGGCGCGGCCGAATGCCTCGTCAAGCTGCACCAGCAGGGTGCGATTCTGCGCGTTGTGCACGTCGGGGCGATTCAGCCAGATCCGGGCGATGCGCCCGTCGTCGAGCGTCTCGTAGTCGACCAGCCGGTCCGAGTTGTCAGGCTGCCCCGATGCGGTGTCCGATGTGACCATTGCCTCCGCCCTCGTCGTCATCGCATCACAGGCTACGGCGGCCGGCCTGAGCTGCCCGAGCCAGGTGTGACACAGCGCGCACTTCGCTAGAGTCAAGTCATGCCTGCAAAATCCGAACACGCCGACATCGAGGACGTGGAACCGCTGGCCGACAGCACCGCGCGCCAGGCCCGGCGAGTGGTAGCCGCCTACGCCGAGGACGCCGACGAGTGTCGGGTGTTCCTGTCCATGCTGGGAATCGGGCCCGCGACACCCGACAAGAACGGGGCGTAGATGCCGGAGTCGGGGGGCCCGGCCGCGCCGCATGAGCCCGGCGGTTCAGCGAGGCTCGACGGAGGAGAGCCGAAGCTGGGACCGCCGCATGAACCCGGCGGTTCAGCGAGGCTCGACGGAACAGCCGATGCACCCGGCGAGTCCGATTTCGTCGTAGTGGCCAACCGGCTGCCGATCGACATCGAGGTGCTCCCGGACGGTACGACGGCGTGGAAGCGCAGCCCCGGCGGATTGGTCACCGCGCTCGAGCCGCTGCTGCGTAAGCGCCGCGGCGCCTGGGTCGGCTGGCCCGGCAGCCTGGAGGCGCCCGACGGGCCGATCGACATCGAGGACCTGCGGCTGCATCCGGTGCCGCTGGACACCACCGATATCGCCGAGTACTACGAGGGCTTCTCCAACGCCACCCTGTGGCCGCTGTATCACGACGTGATCGTCAAGCCGATCTATCACCGGCAGTGGTGGGACCGCTACGTCGACGTCAACCGCCGTTTCGCCGAGGCCACGTCGCGAGCGGCCGCGCCGGGCGCCACGGTGTGGGTGCAGGACTATCAGCTGCAGCTGGTGCCCAAGATGCTGCGGGATCTGCGGCCCGACCTGACCATCGGCTTCTTCCTGCACATCCCGTTCCCGCCGGTGGAGCTGTTCATGCAGCTGCCGTGGCGCGCCGAGATCGTCGACGGCCTGCTCGGCGCCGACCTGGTCGGCTTTCACCTGGCCGGCGGCGCCCAGAACTTCTTGTACTTAGCCCGCAATCTAGCCGGGGCCGTCACCTCGCGAGGGTCGGTCGGGGTGCGCAGCCGATTCGGCGAGGTGCGGCTGACCGACCGCACGGTACGCGTCGGGGCCTTCCCCATCTCGATCGACTCCGGCGAACTCGATCGCAAGGCACGCGAGCGCGGAATCCGGCGGCGGGCCAAGGAGATTCGCGCCGAACTGGGCCATCCGCGCAAGATCCTGCTCGGCGTGGACCGCCTGGACTACACCAAGGGCATCGACGTCCGGCTCAAGGCGTTCAATGAGCTGCTGGCCGAGGGACGCGCCAAGCGCGACGACACCGTGCTGGTGCAGCTGGCGACTCCGAGCCGGGAGCGGGTGGAGAGCTACCAGATCCTGCGCGACGACATCGAACGCCAAGTCGGCCACATCAACGGCGAGTACAGCGAGGTCGGTCACCCGGTGGTGCACTATCTGCACCGCCCGGTCCCCCGCGACGAACTGATCGCATTCTTCGTGGCCAGCGACGTCATGCTGGTGACCCCGCTGCGCGACGGGATGAATCTGGTCGCCAAGGAGTACGTGGCCTGCCGCAGCGACCTGGGCGGCGCCTTGGTCCTGAGCGAATTCACCGGTGCCGCGGCGGAATTGCGGCAGGCTTACCTGGTCAATCCACACGACCTCGAGTGCGTCAAGGATGTCATCGAGGCGGCGGTCAACCAGACCCCCGAGGAGGGGCGCCGACGGATGCGGGCACTGCGCCGTCAGGTGCTGGCCCACGACGTGGACCGCTGGGCCCGATCCTTCCTCGGTGCGCTGGCCGACTCCGCGGAGTAACGCGGAGTAGTTCAGCCGACGGCGCCGACCCGTCCCCCGCAAGCGGGTGGTGCCCCCAACGCCCGGCTGGCGCCGCGCTTGCGGTCGACGCTAGCTACACAGATGCTGCGGGTTGTCCTGGCAGTTCAGCGGGTAGTGGATCACCGGGTTCGGCAACGGCGAGACGAACGTCAGGGTGAAGGCGCGCTTCTCCAAACCGGGCTGCAGACCACACACCGCGTTGTGCGAGTGGGTGTAGGTGCCGTTGAGCGAGGTGTCGAACTGGTACATCTCTTCGCTGCCCGCGGTGCTGCCGTCGGAGCACCGGGTACCCGCCAACAGCGGTGTCTTGTACGTCCACTGGCCGTTGGCCAGCCGGTAGGCCCCGGCCTGTCCGGGCGGGCCGTTGCTTTCAACCTGCAGCTTGCAGCCGACCGCCAGGTGCAGTGGCACCCGGCCGTCGCCGACGGTCGGGACGCACAGCGGATAGATCTTCCAGGTCGCGGTCTTGGCACCGTCGTTGTAGGTGTAGATGCCCTCCAGCGTGCCTTCTGGAATCGCATCGTCGTCGGCACCGGCCGGGACTGCGAGTCCGGTGGCCGCCGTCACCGCCGCAGCCAAGGCGACAAGACCACGAACAAGTTTCCCCATGGCGCTCAATCCTTTCAGCTAGATCGGCACGATGTTGCTGATCAGCCACTTGCGGTCGATCTTGCGGAAGTCCACCCGCAGCCGACTGCCCTCGTAGTACTTCTCCTTGGACTTGCCGGTCACGGTGCGGTTGACGAACACCAACACCGAACCCGAAGTCCGGCGCGCAGCCATGGCAGCGACGCCGACGACATCGACCTGGTTCACCAACTGCTTATCGCGCGCCTGCGGGATGATCTCGTTGATGGCACGAGCCTCGAATTCGCGGCGGTAGTCCCCCGTGAACATCGGGTACGTCTCGGTCAGGCTGCGTTCCACGGTCTTGTACTCATACCCAAGCACTTTCGGGATCTCGTCGGCGGTCAGTCTGACCAACTCCGAGCGCGCCGACTGCTCACCATGCGACTCGACCCGGTTCCAGTACAGCTTTCCCGCCGATGCGCCAAGACCCACGAACGCCGCGAGCAACCCCGCCAAGACGGCCAGCAACATCCACTTACGCGTCATCGGCTGCCGTCCGGCCACTTGAGGTCGTAAGCCGTCATGTTGCCCGCGTCGTCTTCATGCACGATCACCCGCAAAGCGTAGGGCTGCGACGGCTTGTTGACGCCATCGACATCGGTGGCGGTAGCCCGCATCGCCACCAACACCGACGCGTTGGCAGCGATGTTGTCGACCCCTTCCAATGCCGCGGCGTTGATGACGGCTTCCGAGCTGTGCTTGGTCTCGCGGAGCAACGCCTTGAGGTTCTCGGCGTTGGCGGCCATCGTGTCGCGCAGCGGTCCGCTGGTGCCCGCCACGAACAGATCTACCTGGTCACTGATGGTGTCGGGCGTATAGGTATACATGTTCAGCACCGTCTGGACCGCGGTGTCGACGAATCGCTGATCCCGCTGTTGCTCTGCGTCGGCATGCCGGTGTTGCACCCCGAGCGCGGCGACCATCAGTCCAAGCAGGACCGACGCCGCGAGTCCGACGGCGCCCGCCAGTTGCGCAGTCTTGCGGGCATTGGGCCGCCGCCGCGGCGGCGGTCCGGCCGGCCGGACCGCACGCACCGCAGCGCGGCTCGGTGCCGGAATCGTTACCGCACTCGGCGTCGTTTCGCCGGCATCACCTGCTGGTCCCGCAGCCCGCGAGGCCCGGCGCCGGACCTTCGCGTCGTCGGGTCCGCTCACGTCTGCCTCGGCGCGAGCATCAGATCAGCCCAGTTCTCGGCGGGCAGCCACTTGTCGGAGCCGGAGACGAACACTCCGCTGTTGCCTGCCGGATCCACGAACTTTCCGGACCGGTCGTAGCTGCTGTAGGCAACACCGTTGGCCTCGGCGGGCAACGGTCCCGGAGCCGGCCCGGGAGCTGCTGCCGGAGCGGGGTCACGGCCGTAGGCGGGCAGGCCACCGTTGCCCCCAGGACCGGTCGGCAGGTTCTGGTCCGGCGGCGCGTAGTACGGCCACGGCGCCGGCGGATTCGGCCCGAGCTCGTTCGGCGGGTACGGCAGCGGGAACGGCGGGTTGGGAGCCGGGCCGGGGCCCGCGGGCACGCCCGGCGGCAGCGCAACGACCGGCGGTCCCGGGTCGTAGTCCGCCGACGGCGGGATGTAGGGGAACTTGTTCATCGGCGTCAGCATCCGCGGATCGGTGATCGGAGTGTCATACGGGACGGGCGGCCCGCGCCACGCGTTGCTGCCGATCGGGACGAAGCCCCGCGGGTCGCGGCAGAGCTGGATGGTGGGCGCCCGCTTGCCGGGATATTCCATGCAGGGGTAGTTGCGGGCACCACGGACCGCGGTCGGATCGTTCTGCGCGGCCTTGCAGTACAGGTCCTTGGGCAGTTCCCGGACGGTTTCGTCGGCCGGTGTGCGCATTTCGGTGAACGGCAGGAAGCCGACCGTGCATGGCGGCGGGTCGTGCATGTCGATCTTGAAGTCCAGCTTCACGCCTTCATCCATCGGCACGCCGCCGGCGACGGTGATCAGTGCCGCCATCAGCGCGGGGAACACCACCAACGCCTGCTCAATGGAGTTACGGTATATGACCCCGACCCGACCGAAGTTGGCGATGCTGGCCGCCAGCGTGGGGAAGGACGCGCGGATTCCGTCAAAAGTGGTGTTGGCCTCGTCGGCGACGCTGGGCAGGGTCTGCAGCACCTCGCGGAGCTGCGGGTCGGCCTTGTGCACCTCGGTGGTGACCGCCGCCAGCGACCGTGCCAGTTTCCTGATGTCGTCACCGCTGCGGATCTGGGCGTCCAAGAAGGGCTCGACTTGGTCGACCAATGCCGAGGTCGCGTCGAAATTGGCGTTGGCCTCGTCGACCAGCTGCCGCGACGAGGCGATCATTCGCGCCAGCTCCTGCCCGGAGCCGTTGAACCCCTCGAACGCGCTGCGCAGCAGATCGCGAAGACGGCTGTTGGCGACGCTGTTGACCAGCGACTGCGCCTGGTCGAGCAGTCCGGCGATGTCCTGACCAATAGCGGTGCGGTCCTGGCCGATGCGCGCGCCGTTGCGCAACGCGCCTGCGGCCGCATCCCCGGCGGGTGGCACGAGGTCGATGTACTGCTCACCGATCGCGGACATGCTCTTGACGGTGGCGGTGACGTTCCCGGGGATCTTGGTACTGCTGTTGAGCCGCATTGCGGCGTCGACGCCGTGGTCGCTGAGTTGAACAGATTCCACCCGGCCCACCGTCACGCCGCGGTAAGTGACATTGGCGCTCTGGTAGATACCGCCGCCACCGATGAAGTCGGCGGTCACCTTGTAGGTGCCGATACCGATCCGGCTCGGCGCGTGCAGGTAGAGGATCGAGATGGCACCGACGGCCAGCACGGTGACCACGGCGAAGATCCCGAGTTGGATTCGAACGAGGCGGGTCAGCATCGCAGGTCATTCCTCATAGTGGGGAGCCGTTCCGGGCGGGATCTTGAACGGGTCGGCGGCCTGTCCGGACAGGTTCGCCATCTCTCCGATCAAGAAATCGGGCGGGTTCAGAACGTCGTGCATGTGCGGCATGTTCGGGTCGAAACCGCCGGTGGTGAACACGGTTTCGCCGAATCGACGCAGTGTCATGTCAAAGGTGACGTAGACGTTGAGGAAGTCGCCACGCACGGCGTTACGCAGATACATCGACGGGAACGGGAACGTCGGGATGAACGGGAACGCCGTCACCAACTCGTTGGCGTTGTCAGCGAACGCCTTGATGACCGGGTACAGGTCCTTGATGTCGGCGGCGAAGTCTTCCTTGGTCTCGCTCATGATCCGCGCTCCGACCACGGCCAGCCGCTGCAGCG includes these proteins:
- a CDS encoding molybdopterin-dependent oxidoreductase → MTLGPLADTGKDGRHLLTCPLCEAMCGLEIHVDGGRVSRISGNRDDVWSRGHLCPKGASLAAVHEDPDRVRVPMIKVDGEWRQVSWDAAFRRCTELLQPIIAEYGIAAVSSYIGNPTAHTFSLGRYIGMLLGMSGIPTSYSSGTVDQWPKNLTSHLMYGGWWAIPVPDIAHTDLLVIMGANPAVSQGSLLAAPNINAIIADIRNRGTVIVIDPVRTATAAKADEWLPITPGTDAALLLAVIHTLFDEDLIRLGAAGEYVDGIDTLRAITADWTPQRVAPATGISADRIRQLARQLANTDKAVVYGRIGLCTQEFGSLASWLVDVVNILTGHFDRPGGAMFPRATAWSLTTQQLPGLEGGRPEFGRWRSRVRGAKEVLGQTPVSCLAEEITTPGEGQVKALITVAGNPVLSSPAGHQLDEALPTLDAMIAVDCWLNETTRHADVFLPGLSPLEQPHHDDLLLQFAISSVSNYSPAVFFPDDPDRPDEWEILIRLTGLCTGTPAEAVDVTALDDGFFDVMCYLQGLTGPEIRARYDHGGPERILDLTLRTGPFGDRYGENPDGLTLDMVKAHPNGIDFGPMVPQVPDILSTPEKKVRLAPQYLLDDLPRLAARLDRRADELVLVSRRHLRSNNSWMHNFTPLIKGKDRCTLLIHPDDAAVRNLTTGDSAVIASATGRVEVPVEVTDAIKPGVVSMPHGWGHGRAGTRLTVANGSPGVNNNILAPPTFIDEPSGNGAVNGIAVTVEPA
- a CDS encoding SDR family oxidoreductase, with the protein product MGVYAVTGSASGMGRQAADKLRAAGNTVIGVDLRDADVIADLSSPTGRSAAAEQVLAQCGGRLDGAVLAAGLGPKPGPGMARTIFEVNFRGVVDLLEAWRPALAAAERAKVVVIGSNSSTTIPVVPRRAVRSLLAGKTARAVRTVKLLGPAAPSMAYGASKIAVTRWARRHAVTPAWAAAGIRLNVLAPGAIQTPLLDELLAIPQQAKAVQSFPVPVGGYGDPALLADWMLFMLSDAADFLCGSVIFVDGGTDAYFRSDDWPRSLGISGVPRYLLRMRSFRAPS
- a CDS encoding NAD(P)-dependent oxidoreductase, producing the protein MHVGFIGLGNMGGGMAANLLKAGHAVTAYNRSPAKVAALAQQGATPARTVADACRGDVVQTMLADDEAVENVALGPDGIVASLPPGGTHISSSTISVALARRLTAAHAEAGQSYIAAPVFGRPDAAAAAKLFVIAAGAPAALNLVAPLFDAVGQRTFVVSEQPYTANLVKLSGNFLLATVIESLGEAIALVEKAGVDPATYVDILTSTLFNAPAYATYGDLIARKSFEPAGFAATLGLKDVRLALQAAEELTVPLPLGSLLRDRFLALLANGGGQLDWSAITTLAGRDAGL
- a CDS encoding SDR family oxidoreductase; its protein translation is MQLSFEDRSYLVTGGGSGIGKAVAAALAAAGADVLIVGRDADRLAKVAAELGDNVRHQPADVTDEDSVIAAVDAAVAKNGRLHGVVHCAGGSLTIGPITQIDSELWRRTVDLNVNGTLYLLKHAGRALVRGGGGSFVGISSIAASNTHRWFGAYGPTKSALDHMMQLAADELGASWVRVNSIRPGLTRTELVAPILDSPALSEDYRVSTPLPRPGEVEDVANLALFLLSDAAGYITGQVINVDGGQMLRRGPDFSSMLEPAFGADGLRGVVQG
- a CDS encoding enoyl-CoA hydratase; this translates as MVTSDTASGQPDNSDRLVDYETLDDGRIARIWLNRPDVHNAQNRTLLVQLDEAFGRAEADDTVRVVILAARGKNFSAGHDLGSEATLLERRPGPAQHPTFQSHGATREPVVEKTYLQEWHFFFQNTCRWRDLRKITIAQVQGNAISAGLMLIWACDLIVAADNARFSDVVGVRLGMPGVEYYAHPWEFGPRKAKELLLTGDSLDADEAHRLGMVSKVFPTDELADKTLEFARRIAKLPTMAALLIKDSVNGAADAMGFTEALRHGFHIHQLGHAHWAAHNENRAPLGLPPDVEDWRTAKPTAVARRDQP
- a CDS encoding alpha,alpha-trehalose-phosphate synthase (UDP-forming); this translates as MPESGGPAAPHEPGGSARLDGGEPKLGPPHEPGGSARLDGTADAPGESDFVVVANRLPIDIEVLPDGTTAWKRSPGGLVTALEPLLRKRRGAWVGWPGSLEAPDGPIDIEDLRLHPVPLDTTDIAEYYEGFSNATLWPLYHDVIVKPIYHRQWWDRYVDVNRRFAEATSRAAAPGATVWVQDYQLQLVPKMLRDLRPDLTIGFFLHIPFPPVELFMQLPWRAEIVDGLLGADLVGFHLAGGAQNFLYLARNLAGAVTSRGSVGVRSRFGEVRLTDRTVRVGAFPISIDSGELDRKARERGIRRRAKEIRAELGHPRKILLGVDRLDYTKGIDVRLKAFNELLAEGRAKRDDTVLVQLATPSRERVESYQILRDDIERQVGHINGEYSEVGHPVVHYLHRPVPRDELIAFFVASDVMLVTPLRDGMNLVAKEYVACRSDLGGALVLSEFTGAAAELRQAYLVNPHDLECVKDVIEAAVNQTPEEGRRRMRALRRQVLAHDVDRWARSFLGALADSAE
- a CDS encoding mammalian cell entry protein — encoded protein: MTRKWMLLAVLAGLLAAFVGLGASAGKLYWNRVESHGEQSARSELVRLTADEIPKVLGYEYKTVERSLTETYPMFTGDYRREFEARAINEIIPQARDKQLVNQVDVVGVAAMAARRTSGSVLVFVNRTVTGKSKEKYYEGSRLRVDFRKIDRKWLISNIVPI
- a CDS encoding mammalian cell entry protein, which codes for MSGPDDAKVRRRASRAAGPAGDAGETTPSAVTIPAPSRAAVRAVRPAGPPPRRRPNARKTAQLAGAVGLAASVLLGLMVAALGVQHRHADAEQQRDQRFVDTAVQTVLNMYTYTPDTISDQVDLFVAGTSGPLRDTMAANAENLKALLRETKHSSEAVINAAALEGVDNIAANASVLVAMRATATDVDGVNKPSQPYALRVIVHEDDAGNMTAYDLKWPDGSR
- a CDS encoding MCE family protein yields the protein MLTRLVRIQLGIFAVVTVLAVGAISILYLHAPSRIGIGTYKVTADFIGGGGIYQSANVTYRGVTVGRVESVQLSDHGVDAAMRLNSSTKIPGNVTATVKSMSAIGEQYIDLVPPAGDAAAGALRNGARIGQDRTAIGQDIAGLLDQAQSLVNSVANSRLRDLLRSAFEGFNGSGQELARMIASSRQLVDEANANFDATSALVDQVEPFLDAQIRSGDDIRKLARSLAAVTTEVHKADPQLREVLQTLPSVADEANTTFDGIRASFPTLAASIANFGRVGVIYRNSIEQALVVFPALMAALITVAGGVPMDEGVKLDFKIDMHDPPPCTVGFLPFTEMRTPADETVRELPKDLYCKAAQNDPTAVRGARNYPCMEYPGKRAPTIQLCRDPRGFVPIGSNAWRGPPVPYDTPITDPRMLTPMNKFPYIPPSADYDPGPPVVALPPGVPAGPGPAPNPPFPLPYPPNELGPNPPAPWPYYAPPDQNLPTGPGGNGGLPAYGRDPAPAAAPGPAPGPLPAEANGVAYSSYDRSGKFVDPAGNSGVFVSGSDKWLPAENWADLMLAPRQT